A stretch of the Leguminivora glycinivorella isolate SPB_JAAS2020 chromosome 2, LegGlyc_1.1, whole genome shotgun sequence genome encodes the following:
- the LOC125242237 gene encoding uncharacterized protein LOC125242237 — translation MKAVPTCKSASRKYVPAKGKLVDKVRNLLYISGAKRRSIKSTCSNKDSDTDVESVENNQETASNDDAIWLKHNNEPWDQVCERWNNTFELRHKQKFETVHDFLETWAILKDGKADTLILLDFEKQFKEKSLNFFKNWELFFSKLLKLRESVVTNDNAKALIEGLGNIIDDDKKIPVQIYLLGFLIPPKGRKSRKVKFSTTESIQGLLVQIDDAGDIDSVIAAQKAKAAARKDTVQPFVLIQGPLQNFAQIYIVIDDIKYHVHSAAKAFDLLFKIYHVFHAKYPQVCEHLHIIIQKKCIKSIQRMIQYHRI, via the exons ATGAAAGCTGTGCCAACATGCAAATCTGCTTCAAGAAAATATGTGCCCGCTAAAGGCAAATTAGTGGACAAGGTTCGAAATCTCCTGTACATATCAGGAGCAAAGCGCAGGAGCATTAAATCCACTTGCTCTAATAAGGATTCGGATACAGATGTAGAGTCTGTGGAAAATAATCAAG agACTGCCTCAAATGACGACGCTATTTGGCTGAAACATAACAATGAGCCATGGGACCAAGTTTGTGAAAGGTGGAATAACACCTTTGAATTAAGACACAAACAAAAATTTGAAACTGTACATGATTTTCTCGAAACCTGGGCCATTTTAAAAGACGGCAAAGCAGATACTCTG ATACTTTTGGATTTTGAGAAACAGTTTAAAGAGAAGTCGCTTAACTTCTTTAAAAACTGGGAACTATTTTTCTCGAAACTTTTGAAGCTTAGAGAAAGTGTCGTGACAAATGATAATGCAAAAGCATTAATTGAAGGATTAGGGAATATCATTGACgatg acaaaaaaattccGGTGCAGATTTACCTGCTAGGTTTTTTAATACCACCCAAAGGCCGAAAATCTAGGAAAGTCAAGTTCTCAACCACTGAATCAATCCAGGGCTTATTAGTTCAGATAGAT GACGCCGGAGATATCGACAGCGTAATCGCAGCCCAGAAAGCTAAGGCTGCAGCCCGGAAGGATACCGTTCAACCCTTCGTGCTCATACAAGGACCGCTACAAAACTTCGCCCAGATATACATCGTTATTGATGATATCAAATACCACGTGCATTCAGCTGCAAAGGCGTTCGACTTATTGTTTAAGATTTATCACGTTTTCCACGCCAAGTATCCCCAAGTGTGTGAGCACCTCCacataattattcaaaaaaagtGTATCAAATCCATACAGCGTATGATACAGTACCACCGTATATAG
- the LOC125234926 gene encoding uncharacterized protein LOC125234926 — protein MYGSFGGKMDWARCHFEIKPPDYITGMRHFLVGDENDKGVMRNFLVVTDENGEFLLQEEDPDQWLMLRNLVLLRDCVTGEVVVFTRSPQMTKTGDIVLALQDLGEEMIGKMLCDEDEEWVDEIM, from the exons ATGTACGGTAGCTTCGGCGGGAAGATGGACTGGGCGCGGTGTCACTTCGAGATCAAGCCACCGGACTACATCACCGGGATGAGACACTTCCTTGTAGGCGACGAGAATGATAAGGGGGTGATGAGGAACTTTCTTGTCGTGACGGATGAAAACG GCGAGTTTTTGCTTCAAGAAGAAGACCCTGACCAGTGGCTGATGCTGCGGAACCTGGTGCTTCTTCGTGATTGCGTGACCGGAGAAGTGGTGGTGTTTACAAG GTCACCACAGATGACGAAAACAGGAGACATCGTGCTAGCCCTGCAAGATTTAGGAGAAGAGATGATAGGCAAGATGCTGTGTGACGAGGACGAAGAATGGGTAGATGAAATTATGTGA